A portion of the Ferrimonas lipolytica genome contains these proteins:
- a CDS encoding tetrathionate reductase family octaheme c-type cytochrome, giving the protein MSLRFSPVVRGWRKSHLALAVSTLLVGLPALGETPHQDMIHGPFTSGSQVTETCLACHEEQAHDVMKTVHWNWSKEQLIDGKLVEHGKKTAINNYCIAIGGGNQQSCTRCHSGYGWKDNQFDFKDATNIDCLVCHDTTGSYVKSGQAGEPTASTIGKLERIARNVGKPVRDNCGSCHFFGGGGDAIKHGDLDSSMGYPDRDTDVHMDVDGNDMQCQACHITEKHDIPGHSMGVSPKGSSTLGCESCHDAAPHEKAQLNNHTASVACQTCHIPTFAKIEPTKMSWDWSTAGQDLPAPKDKYGKASFNKKKGHFTFAQNVEPEYAWFNGKAGAYVTGEQMIPETVTKLAWPLGDINDSSAKIYPFKVHRGSQPYDVKHRVFIPPQTTGKDGFWSTFDWDLAAELGMDKHVVMQAKGLSYSGKLDFAETEMWWRLNHMVAPKEQSLGCMDCHGKSGRMDWQALGFPADPMKNREAAAIR; this is encoded by the coding sequence ATGTCCCTTCGATTTTCACCTGTGGTGCGCGGCTGGCGCAAATCACACCTCGCGTTGGCGGTATCAACACTGTTAGTTGGGTTACCGGCGTTAGGCGAAACGCCTCACCAAGATATGATTCATGGCCCCTTTACTAGCGGCTCACAAGTGACCGAGACCTGTTTAGCTTGCCATGAAGAGCAGGCCCACGATGTAATGAAAACCGTGCATTGGAACTGGTCTAAAGAGCAATTGATTGACGGTAAGTTGGTTGAACACGGTAAGAAAACTGCAATTAACAACTACTGCATCGCCATTGGTGGCGGCAATCAGCAAAGCTGTACCCGTTGCCACTCTGGCTACGGTTGGAAAGACAATCAGTTTGATTTTAAAGATGCCACCAACATCGACTGCTTAGTATGCCATGACACCACGGGCAGCTATGTGAAAAGTGGCCAAGCGGGTGAGCCAACAGCCAGCACCATTGGTAAGTTGGAACGGATTGCTCGTAACGTGGGTAAGCCTGTCCGTGATAACTGTGGCAGTTGCCACTTCTTTGGGGGCGGTGGTGATGCAATTAAACACGGTGATCTGGATTCCAGTATGGGCTATCCCGATCGCGATACCGATGTTCATATGGACGTTGATGGCAACGACATGCAATGTCAGGCCTGCCATATCACCGAAAAGCATGACATCCCTGGCCACTCTATGGGGGTGTCACCAAAAGGCAGCAGTACCTTAGGTTGTGAGAGTTGCCATGATGCGGCACCGCATGAAAAAGCACAGCTTAATAACCATACTGCATCGGTGGCTTGTCAAACTTGCCATATCCCAACGTTTGCCAAGATAGAACCAACCAAGATGAGCTGGGATTGGTCTACTGCTGGCCAAGACTTGCCAGCACCTAAGGATAAGTATGGCAAAGCCAGTTTCAATAAGAAGAAGGGTCACTTTACCTTTGCTCAAAACGTAGAGCCTGAATACGCTTGGTTCAACGGTAAGGCCGGCGCTTACGTTACGGGAGAGCAGATGATTCCAGAAACGGTGACTAAATTGGCCTGGCCACTGGGTGACATCAACGATTCTAGTGCCAAAATTTATCCCTTTAAGGTACATCGTGGCAGTCAACCTTATGACGTTAAACATCGGGTGTTTATTCCGCCGCAGACCACCGGCAAAGATGGCTTTTGGAGCACCTTTGATTGGGATCTTGCTGCTGAGCTAGGCATGGACAAACATGTGGTTATGCAAGCTAAAGGGCTAAGCTACAGCGGTAAGTTGGACTTCGCTGAGACCGAAATGTGGTGGCGATTAAACCATATGGTGGCACCTAAAGAGCAAAGCTTAGGTTGCATGGATTGTCATGGAAAATCTGGCCGAATGGACTGGCAGGCGCTTGGGTTCCCTGCAGACCCAATGAAAAACCGAGAGGCTGCTGCTATTAGATAG
- a CDS encoding TonB-dependent receptor domain-containing protein, whose product MTSRSRYSLTPVAIAVAALCCAMSAQAQTEQDAQDDKMVVWGTQVSNDNSLFSEDIALKQADHLSDLLRDQAGVDIGGSHSMNQGINIRGVSELDLEITIDGVNQANNVFHHAGNLLVNPDILKTVDLQVGNNSVLTGGIGGGIAFETKDGADMLRADEKFGARVMAGVASNDYYNYSTTAYGQLTDTVDVLAYFSTIDRNNPEDGDGVEREGQEGETKNYLVKFGWNANANNRLELAYDYYEDAGDYTQKSNFGYYDHENLIYPIEYTRDSVSLNHELTLDNTNVHTSVYYNEMNYATDKSSTYFGDANFRQRLDEPCTPNGSDCFVGTLSEGNVVNIGIKTLAETELNLADMWHTVRYGAEYNTQESKLLVNGSTSGEEETADSWAVYAEDEVEVATGWFVTPGIRYNSYKLDMAASNDTFTDTTFGLSTKYELTEAWTLRAAATELFKGPALTGSFLTSGSALNPDLKPETGVNYEVGAAFQQEQFIGLDRFGFSTTVFQTNVDDYIDDAMSGKASLYSNLGDYENSGYEIVFNASKGNLSSRLTYSASDSEFTRVEADSGLIKGESLPDEVGDSISFNLGYTVDSIGLNLSWTSLVTMDVEVDDADGTEKDSYDVHNISAAWTPTQLDRLTITAGVENLFDEQYASHASHDMGFTDYEPGRNVKVTVAYQF is encoded by the coding sequence ATGACTTCCCGTTCACGCTACTCACTAACTCCCGTTGCTATTGCAGTCGCCGCTTTGTGCTGTGCTATGTCTGCACAGGCCCAAACTGAACAAGATGCTCAAGACGACAAAATGGTGGTTTGGGGCACACAGGTTAGCAACGATAACTCCTTGTTTAGTGAAGATATTGCCCTAAAGCAGGCCGATCACCTATCAGATCTACTGCGCGACCAAGCCGGGGTTGATATCGGTGGCAGTCACTCAATGAACCAAGGCATCAACATCCGTGGCGTAAGCGAGCTGGATCTTGAGATCACCATCGACGGCGTAAACCAAGCCAACAACGTGTTCCACCACGCTGGTAACCTACTGGTCAACCCAGACATCCTTAAAACGGTTGACCTACAGGTTGGTAACAACTCTGTATTGACTGGCGGTATCGGTGGTGGCATCGCCTTCGAAACCAAGGATGGCGCAGACATGTTGCGCGCAGATGAGAAGTTTGGCGCACGAGTAATGGCAGGCGTAGCCAGCAACGATTACTACAACTACTCGACCACCGCTTACGGCCAATTAACTGACACCGTTGATGTGTTGGCTTACTTCAGCACCATCGATCGCAATAACCCAGAAGATGGCGATGGCGTAGAACGGGAAGGCCAAGAGGGCGAAACCAAAAACTACTTAGTTAAATTCGGTTGGAACGCCAATGCCAATAACCGCCTTGAACTGGCCTACGACTACTACGAAGACGCTGGCGACTACACCCAGAAGTCTAACTTTGGTTACTACGATCACGAAAATTTAATCTACCCAATCGAGTACACCCGTGATTCAGTGTCACTGAACCACGAGTTAACGCTAGACAATACCAACGTTCATACCTCGGTATACTACAACGAGATGAACTACGCGACCGATAAGAGCAGCACCTACTTCGGTGATGCTAACTTTAGACAGCGACTGGACGAGCCATGCACACCAAACGGCAGTGACTGCTTCGTTGGTACCTTAAGTGAAGGTAACGTCGTTAACATCGGCATTAAGACCCTAGCGGAAACCGAACTAAACCTCGCCGATATGTGGCACACCGTGCGCTACGGTGCTGAATACAACACCCAAGAGTCGAAATTGCTGGTTAACGGTTCCACCTCTGGCGAAGAAGAAACCGCTGATAGCTGGGCCGTGTACGCTGAAGATGAGGTAGAGGTGGCAACAGGCTGGTTCGTTACTCCTGGTATTCGCTACAACAGCTACAAACTCGATATGGCGGCGTCAAACGACACCTTTACTGATACCACTTTTGGCTTGTCGACTAAGTATGAACTGACCGAAGCGTGGACCTTACGCGCTGCAGCAACCGAGCTATTCAAAGGCCCTGCATTGACTGGTTCTTTCCTAACCTCTGGTTCTGCGCTAAACCCAGATCTTAAGCCTGAAACCGGCGTCAACTACGAAGTAGGTGCAGCGTTCCAGCAAGAGCAATTTATTGGATTAGACCGCTTTGGTTTCTCCACTACCGTGTTCCAAACCAATGTTGATGATTACATCGATGATGCTATGAGCGGTAAGGCTTCGCTATACAGCAACCTTGGTGACTACGAGAACAGCGGTTACGAAATCGTATTCAACGCCAGTAAAGGCAACCTAAGCAGCCGTCTAACTTACTCTGCGTCTGATTCTGAGTTCACTCGCGTTGAAGCCGACAGCGGCCTTATCAAAGGTGAATCACTGCCTGACGAAGTGGGTGACAGCATCTCCTTCAACTTAGGCTACACCGTTGACAGCATCGGTTTGAACCTAAGCTGGACCAGCTTGGTAACTATGGATGTTGAAGTCGATGACGCCGATGGTACCGAGAAAGACAGCTACGACGT
- a CDS encoding RidA family protein, with protein MIERYETKPRMSRAVVHNNTLYLCGQVAADASKDITEQTQTMLDKVDELLNRYGSSRSDMLSATIYVKTMGDFAAMNAVWDAWIPAGDAPARACVQAAMARPELLVEISVVAAVTKTDLA; from the coding sequence ATGATTGAACGTTATGAAACCAAGCCGCGCATGAGTCGTGCGGTTGTGCACAACAATACCCTGTACCTTTGTGGCCAAGTGGCTGCCGACGCCAGCAAAGATATTACTGAACAGACGCAAACCATGCTGGATAAGGTGGATGAACTATTAAATCGTTACGGCTCTAGCCGTAGTGACATGTTGTCGGCCACCATTTATGTAAAAACGATGGGTGATTTTGCCGCCATGAATGCAGTGTGGGATGCGTGGATTCCAGCTGGCGATGCTCCAGCTCGCGCCTGTGTGCAAGCGGCGATGGCAAGGCCTGAGCTGTTGGTGGAGATCTCGGTGGTTGCGGCGGTGACCAAAACAGACTTAGCCTAA
- a CDS encoding c-type cytochrome produces MMKKHSTLALVALVATVIAGGALAAEGGNPKKGKYLYKKHCKACHSAGAEAPELTPLSKTMKQWDRYFKRNKHKHNPDAWQALSDQEKLDINQFLFDHALDSDQPQTCG; encoded by the coding sequence ATGATGAAAAAGCACAGCACTTTGGCATTAGTCGCATTAGTTGCAACTGTTATTGCCGGTGGCGCCTTAGCCGCAGAAGGGGGCAACCCTAAAAAGGGTAAGTACCTCTATAAAAAACACTGCAAAGCGTGTCATAGCGCCGGCGCTGAGGCGCCAGAGTTGACGCCTCTATCGAAAACAATGAAGCAGTGGGATCGATACTTCAAACGCAATAAACACAAGCACAACCCCGATGCATGGCAGGCGTTATCCGATCAGGAAAAGTTAGATATTAACCAGTTTCTATTCGATCACGCCTTGGACTCCGATCAGCCTCAAACCTGCGGCTAA
- a CDS encoding DUF3373 family protein codes for MRKSIIALCVAQLLAAPICLAAEISQDKVSDLQRQVESLNSQVIELTEWLEENDERLDDTERHTALDRIQISGDFRTKVHTLSYDDVTYAPGANVDFDDFAAKAMQGVFGDPMSADSPIGKMMQAYPDLAQAFMAGQLQGVGAFASGAPQQYDIDNDMFYTTRLRLNLRAEVWDNVSFSGRLTMFKNWGDDTDVQVFDSWRSFNMDGTSSGNPSGDDLFVERAYFDWKNVAGSPLYISFGRRPSTYGVPTNFRENEKRGGTPSGHVVNFNFDGATFGYHMDEITGTEGQVVRLCLGQGYESEYGNGELYNEIVTKDTYLGGFNIDLLNDDNNFLQFILFGAKDINDGFKGTFAMPDMMLPEDQQGTGISPVVRYQPGNVIGDMLLGGLTFAREEDNDIKWFTSVGWTRSMPNGEAGMFGGFHSDAVYQVTDIDATGMPVMAVSGATSSKDRDGYSLYAGIQVPVGNGKFGLEYNYGSKYWTPFTQAQDDPIGSKLATRGHVGELYYMYDINPNMFIKLAGLYYDYEYSGSGTPVGEPQSIDELQDGTAVSLLPVIDKAYDINASITVKF; via the coding sequence ATGCGTAAATCAATCATTGCTTTATGTGTGGCCCAATTATTAGCGGCCCCTATTTGCTTAGCAGCAGAAATCAGTCAAGACAAAGTATCCGATCTGCAACGTCAGGTTGAGAGCCTTAACAGCCAAGTCATTGAGCTGACGGAGTGGTTAGAGGAAAACGATGAACGGCTTGATGATACCGAGCGGCATACCGCATTAGATAGAATTCAGATCAGTGGCGACTTCCGTACCAAGGTGCACACGTTGAGCTACGACGACGTTACCTATGCCCCCGGCGCCAATGTTGATTTTGATGATTTTGCTGCCAAGGCGATGCAAGGGGTGTTTGGCGATCCAATGAGTGCCGATTCGCCTATTGGTAAAATGATGCAGGCCTACCCGGATTTAGCACAAGCCTTTATGGCTGGGCAGTTGCAGGGGGTTGGAGCCTTTGCCAGTGGCGCACCGCAGCAATACGATATCGATAACGACATGTTCTATACCACCCGTTTGCGCCTGAATCTGCGCGCCGAGGTGTGGGACAACGTTAGCTTCTCTGGTCGATTGACCATGTTCAAAAACTGGGGGGATGACACCGACGTTCAAGTATTTGATTCATGGCGTTCATTCAATATGGATGGCACCAGCAGTGGCAACCCCTCTGGCGACGACTTGTTTGTCGAGCGTGCTTACTTCGATTGGAAAAATGTTGCTGGTTCACCGCTTTACATCTCCTTCGGTCGGCGGCCATCGACCTACGGCGTGCCGACCAACTTCCGCGAAAATGAGAAGCGTGGCGGAACACCATCAGGCCACGTGGTTAACTTCAATTTTGATGGCGCGACCTTTGGTTACCACATGGATGAGATCACCGGTACAGAAGGTCAAGTCGTGCGCCTGTGTTTAGGCCAAGGTTATGAATCGGAATATGGTAACGGTGAGCTATACAACGAAATTGTGACCAAAGATACCTACCTTGGTGGCTTCAATATTGATCTACTGAATGACGACAACAACTTCCTCCAGTTCATTCTGTTTGGCGCTAAAGACATCAATGATGGTTTTAAAGGCACCTTTGCCATGCCCGACATGATGCTGCCTGAAGATCAACAAGGAACCGGGATTAGCCCTGTTGTCCGTTACCAGCCGGGTAATGTGATTGGCGATATGCTGCTTGGTGGGCTGACCTTCGCTCGTGAAGAGGACAACGACATTAAGTGGTTCACCTCAGTTGGTTGGACACGCAGCATGCCAAATGGTGAAGCCGGTATGTTTGGAGGTTTCCACTCGGATGCGGTTTATCAGGTGACTGATATCGACGCCACCGGCATGCCGGTAATGGCAGTGAGTGGTGCCACTAGCAGCAAAGATCGCGATGGGTACTCTCTCTATGCCGGCATTCAGGTGCCCGTTGGTAACGGTAAGTTTGGTTTGGAATATAACTACGGCTCGAAGTATTGGACTCCATTTACCCAAGCTCAAGATGACCCTATTGGCAGCAAGCTCGCCACTCGTGGTCATGTTGGCGAACTGTATTACATGTACGACATCAATCCGAACATGTTTATTAAGCTCGCTGGCTTGTACTACGACTACGAATACTCCGGCAGCGGTACTCCAGTCGGAGAACCACAAAGTATCGATGAACTGCAAGATGGTACGGCGGTGTCGTTACTGCCGGTTATCGATAAAGCCTACGACATCAATGCGTCGATTACGGTCAAGTTCTAA